A single region of the Eleginops maclovinus isolate JMC-PN-2008 ecotype Puerto Natales chromosome 4, JC_Emac_rtc_rv5, whole genome shotgun sequence genome encodes:
- the mex3b gene encoding RNA-binding protein MEX3B: MPSSLFADSSVQGDALDDQRALQIALDQLSLLGLDNDENPLYDNQEPRKKSVNMTECVPVPSSEHVAEIVGRQGCKIKALRAKTNTYIKTPVRGEEPVFVVTGRREDVAMARREIISAAEHFSMIRASRNKNTSPTGTGTGTPVPGPPNLPGQTTIQVRVPYRVVGLVVGPKGATIKRIQQQTHTYIVTPSRDKEPVFEVTGMPENVDRAREEIEAHIAMRTGGLIEVQDENDFHANGTDVGFDLHGHPTLWSKPGTGVTPTSVRKPFSNYRNDSSSSLGSASTDSYYNSSRMADYSPPSPALSYTTTNNNNGNNNNNNINTNGNGFVYGSDVISPDCTDLTFDSSSGFDSAPTPPGLLWSQYESRRTPSSTGGSSPTSTSAIFPINTSSNANGMAVSQRRVNGCTPQPRLSPPLHSHSGAPSEHPLARRVRSDPGGGPLSFPGYSNTVAALPGPHLPGVSCDSSASSTSSSSSTSSDTSRKGSRDCSVCFESEVIAALVPCGHNLFCMECANRICERNEPKCPVCHTGVTQAIRIFS; the protein is encoded by the exons ATGCCCAGCTCGCTGTTCGCAGACAGCAGCGTCCAGGGGGATGCACTGGACGACCAGAGAGCCCTGCAGATTGCCCTGGATCAGCTCTCCCTGCTTGGCTTGGACAACGACGAGAACCCGCTGTACGACAACCAGGAGCCCCGGAAGAAGAGCGTCAACATGACTGAATGCGTCCCGGTTCCCAGCTCCGAGCATGTGGCTGAGATTGTCGGCAGACagg GTTGCAAGATCAAAGCGCTGCGAGCCAAGACCAACACCTATATAAAGACCCCCGTGCGAGGGGAGGAGCCCGTGTTTGTGGTGACGGGCCGGAGGGAGGATGTGGCCATGGCCAGGAGGGAGATCATCTCCGCTGCAGAGCACTTCTCCATGATCCGAGCCTCCAGGAACAAAAACACCAGCCCCACCGGGACCGGGACCGGGACCCCAGTGCCAGGACCGCCTAACCTGCCTGGACAGACCACCATCCAGGTGCGGGTGCCTTACCGCGTGGTGGGGCTAGTTGTAGGTCCCAAAGGGGCCACCATCAAGCGCATCCAGCAGCAGACCCACACGTACATCGTGACCCCCAGTCGGGACAAAGAGCCGGTGTTCGAGGTGACGGGGATGCCGGAGAACGTGGACCGAGCCCGGGAGGAGATTGAAGCCCACATTGCCATGAGGACGGGAGGCCTTATTGAGGTGCAGGATGAAAATGACTTCCATGCCAATGGGACTGATGTAGGTTTTGATCTGCACGGGCACCCCACCCTGTGGTCCAAGCCCGGCACCGGGGTGACCCCCACCTCGGTGCGTAAACCCTTCTCCAACTACCGCAACGACTCGTCCTCCTCCCTGGGCAGCGCTTCCACAGACTCCTACTACAACAGCTCCCGCATGGCCGACTACAGCCCCCCCAGCCCCGCACTCAGCtacaccaccaccaacaacaacaacggcaacaacaataacaacaacatcaacacgaACGGCAACGGCTTTGTTTACGGGAGTGACGTGATCTCACCAGACTGCACTGATCTGACTTTTGACTCCTCTTCAGGGTTTGACTCTGCGCCCACCCCCCCGGGCCTCCTGTGGTCCCAGTACGAAAGCCGCAGGACCCCCTCCTCTACTGGAGGCAGctcccccacctccacctcagCCATATTCCCCATCAACACTTCCTCCAATGCCAATGGGATGGCGGTGAGTCAGAGAAGGGTTAACGGTTGCACCCCACAGCCCAGACTCTCACCCCCCCTCCACAGCCACAGCGGGGCCCCCAGCGAGCACCCATTAGCCAGGAGGGTGCGCAGTGACCCCGGCGGGGGCCCTCTCAGTTTCCCTGGTTATTCCAATACTGTCGCCGCCCTGCCAGGCCCTCATCTGCCCGGGGTTTCCTGCGACTCCTCCGCCTCGTCcacgtcctcctcctcctccacctcctccgaCACCAGCCGGAAAGGCAGCCGCGACTGTTCGGTGTGCTTCGAGAGCGAGGTCATCGCGGCCCTGGTCCCCTGCGGGCACAACCTCTTCTGTATGGAATGTGCCAATCGTATCTGTGAGAGGAACGAGCCAAAATGCCCTGTCTGCCACACCGGCGTCACTCAGGCCATACGTATATTTTCGTAA